A window from Culex pipiens pallens isolate TS chromosome 3, TS_CPP_V2, whole genome shotgun sequence encodes these proteins:
- the LOC120412885 gene encoding fatty acyl-CoA reductase wat-like, whose protein sequence is MDPRGMNLWEEEDNGYSPIAEYFRDKVVLLTGATGFIGKIYVEKLIRCGASELILIIREKRGVPPAERMTRIFDSVPVMKSFQRNFNNCRDRVKVVRGDMSEDGLGLDPADVEYIRQRVQIVLHVAADVRFDETLFKAIQMNVKGTWEMLNLCASGCPRLEMFVYVSTAYANCLQGTVHEQFYDPPMDPMVLLNLVNKMDAVEQDHFEALTQMILGPWPNTYTYAKALAESLVKRFYERIPVMIIRPPIVVATFNEPIQGWVDNLYGMNGAIVGIGCGVLRVIQTGPDDMKNDVMPADFVVNGTLAAIKYTVDRNALEAPSTDPDRVAIYHVTSSVDNPLTNARFRSLVETIGGDHAPLNSLWIGTCINLQSRLLVRLLTIVFHVIPGIFIDAGLKYYGKKTSLMNIYRKVARFTGFINYFATHEFIFVNDKMHRVLETMTPGDREKFHCDIRTVTWEDVFNVYVPGLKLYMRHEGPETWIASRERFYRLKKIGLGVFYVMLAMVVYWILPSLLADYVPAIFN, encoded by the exons ATGGATCCTCGGGGGATGAATCTGTGGGAAGAGGAGGACAACGGTTACAGTCCGATTGCGGAGTACTTTCGCGACAAGGTGGTCCTGCTGACCGGTGCCACAGGGTTCATTGGAAAGATATACGTGGAGAAGCTGATCCGATGCGGGGCCAGCGAGTTGATCTTGATTATCCGGGAAAAGCGTGGAGTTCCACCGGCAGAGCGAATGACCCGGATCTTCGACTCGGTACCGGTGATGAAGAGCTTCCAGCGGAACTTCAACAACTGCCGCGACCGCGTCAAGGTGGTCCGAGGGGACATGTCCGAGGATGGGCTCGGGCTGGATCCCGCCGACGTGGAGTACATCAGGCAAAGGGTTCAAATCGTGCTGCACGTGGCGGCCGACGTTCGGTTCGACGAAACGCTCTTCAAGGCGATCCAGATGAACGTGAAAGGCACCTGGGAGATGTTGAACCTGTGTGCGAGCGGATGTCCCCGGTTGGAGATGTTTGTGTACGTTTCGACGGCCTATGCCAACTGCCTCCAGGGTACGGTTCATGAACAGTTTTACGACCCACCGATGGATCCGATGGTGCTGCTGAACTTGGTGAACAAAATGGACGCTGTTGAACAGGACCACTTTGAGGCGCTAACGCAGATGATTCTGGGCCCGTGGCCAAACACGTACACGTACGCGAAAGCTCTGGCGGAAAGTTTGGTGAAGCGGTTCTACGAGCGGATACCGGTGATGATCATTCGGCCACCGATTG tggtGGCCACATTCAACGAGCCCATCCAGGGCTGGGTCGACAATCTGTACGGTATGAACGGGGCCATCGTTGGCATCGGGTGCGGCGTACTGCGGGTCATCCAAACCGGACCGGACGACATGAAGAACGACGTGATGCCGGCGGATTTCGTCGTGAACGGGACGCTGGCCGCCATCAAGTACACCGTGGACCGGAACGCCCTGGAGGCTCCTTCGACCGATCCGGACCGGGTTGCCATCTATCACGTGACCAGCAGCGTGGACAACCCGTTGACCAACGCCCGGTTTCGCAGCTTGGTGGAAACGATTGGGGGTGATCACGCACCGCTGAATTCGCTCTGGATTGGAACCTGCATCAACCTGCAGTCTCGGCTGCTGGTCCGGCTGTTGACGATCGTGTTCCACGTGATTCCCGGGATATTTATTGACGCCGGGTTGAAGTACTATGGCAAGAAGACAAG CCTGATGAATATCTACCGGAAGGTGGCGAGATTCACCGGGTTCATCAACTATTTCGCCACCCACGAGTTCATCTTCGTGAACGACAAGATGCACCGGGTGCTGGAGACGATGACTCCGGGTGATCGGGAAAAGTTCCACTGCGACATCCGGACCGTCACCTGGGAGGACGTGTTCAACGTGTACGTGCCGGGGCTTAAGCTGTACATGCGGCACGAGGGACCAGAAACCTGGATTGCGTCCCGGGAACGATTCTACCGGCTGAAGAAGATTGGCCTTGGGGTATTCTATGTAATGCTAGCCATGGTTGTGTATTGGATTTTGCCGTCACTACTAGCGGATTATGTTCCTGCGATTTTTAATTAA